Below is a genomic region from Rosa chinensis cultivar Old Blush chromosome 5, RchiOBHm-V2, whole genome shotgun sequence.
CCTCGACAAGCTGAATCCCCACTATTCTTCTAGATTCTCTACACAATTGTCATTACTTGGGCGGTTTTTATGACATAACAGAGATTGCCTCCTAAAGCTGCATAAAGATTAAGCAACATCTTTCTTCCCCTTCTTCACTCTGTTAGATTATTGTGGCTTCAAGTTTTCTGCAACTGGATGTGATAACTAAACAGGAGTAGAGCATGTAGAGAACCAGAtgcgaagaagaagagattgagaaGTAAGAGGAGTAATTGtggaaataaaaatattaaaatgaaaGTGGGGGTGTGGTTTACAAAAAGAgaagtgcaaatttcactcccccaTACATTTCCTTCTTTGGTGTGGGACAATGTATTTGATCTCTAATTAATACTCGCATGTACTATGtgccaagaaaaaaaagttatgCGTAGACTTGGTTCAAAGCCGGTCATGGTTGTTGGCAGCTACATTTAGCATATAATTACTCCAACATTCTTGACACAACTTAAATGGCTGAGAGAAAATACTTTTAAGCTTAATGCTGAAATAGATATATATGTCTAGTATGAAATAGAAACAGAAGCTAAGTTGTTAAACATGAAGCTGTTTATCCTGCTAGCTTCTTTGTGCTTGACTTTGCACATAGTCTCATCAAGTCTTCAACAGTATCAAGCAATATTCAACTTCGGTGACTCCCTCAGTGACACCGGAAATCTCCTTCTCTCTGATCCCCGCGCACCCCCAGACGTCATTGGTAAGCTACCGTATGGAGAGACCTTTTTTCACCACGCAACCGGCCGGTTCTCCGATGGCCGCCTTATTGTTGACTTCATCGGTAAGTATTATCTCCTCCCTCTCCCAGAGCATATAATTTGTATGTTGTTTGACACCCTTCATGGTAAATTTTGACGTTGTTTATAGCTGAGGCATCTGGATTGCCGCATTTACCACCATATTTAGCCCTAAAGAAAGGCCAAAACTTTTACCAAGGAGTAAACTTTGCTGTTGCTGGAGCCACTGCACTTGACCCTGAATTCTTCTACCGAAGGAAAATGTCATCGATTCTGGCCACGAACTACTCCTTGAGCACTCAGCTTGGTTGGTTCAAGGAGCTCAAGCCCTCACTCTGCAACACCAAACAAGGTAATTAACAAATGCCTAACGTCATGTAAATTCATTTCTTAGTGTCAAAATTTTAAGTTTGAAATCTTCACATGCAGAATGTGAGAACTACTTCAAGAAGGCTCTGTTTCTGGTGGGGGAGATAGGTGGAAACGATTACAACTACGCCTTCTTTGTTGGTGGGAGCATTAAACAGCTCAAAGCCTCGGTGCCTCTTGTTGTGGATGCAATTACTAAGGCCACCGGTGTATGTCACATCAAACATCTATTTTACCGAAATGTTACATTTatcaaatttattttttgtgaCATCAATATATACTAAATATTATTGCATTATTTGGCACACAAATTTTGGTGAGTGTAGCAATGTCAGATCAATATTATAGTAGTATCTAAACGTTTTGGGTCCGCAAGTATTAAAAGCCTTTTAATACGTGTGTGACGAATACTTCACTTCTGTGTATGAACTAGAacacttaaaattttaaatacgTGACTAGCATTACATTTGTCACCCTCATTAATGTGTGATCTTGGTTGGTTCTTGTGGACCTTGTGGTATCTAGGCATTGATAGAGGAAGGAGCAGTGGAGCTAGTGGTGCCTGGAAATTTGCCAATTGGGTGCTCAGCCGTCTACTTGACTCTGTATGGAGGCCCTAACAAAGCTTATTATGAAAAACGAAATGGGTGTTTGAAGGCGTTCAATGCTTTTGCCAAGCACCATAACAAAGAGCTCAAACGTGCCCTAGGGACACTAGAAGAAAAATACCCTCATGCAAGGATCATATATGCTGACTACTATGGTGCTTCCATGCCTTTTTATCATGCCCCTCAACATTATGGTGAGACTTGCTTTCCTGGTATTTCCCTATGTGCTTGAATGCTTTAAAATTGTATATTTTCACCCATTTTGACCATTAACATATACATTCtaactttctcttcttattttttcgTGGCAAAATTCATTTCTATATAACATTCAATATCCTCTCTTTAGACACATAAAAACGACTAACGAAGTTGAAAACCCATAATAATGATAATGTATAAAATGGTTCACAAGTCTGAcactatgaaaatgaaaaagaattaaACTTAAACTGTATATGCTAAACATTTAGCTTA
It encodes:
- the LOC112166640 gene encoding GDSL esterase/lipase At5g45910, whose protein sequence is MKLFILLASLCLTLHIVSSSLQQYQAIFNFGDSLSDTGNLLLSDPRAPPDVIGKLPYGETFFHHATGRFSDGRLIVDFIAEASGLPHLPPYLALKKGQNFYQGVNFAVAGATALDPEFFYRRKMSSILATNYSLSTQLGWFKELKPSLCNTKQECENYFKKALFLVGEIGGNDYNYAFFVGGSIKQLKASVPLVVDAITKATGALIEEGAVELVVPGNLPIGCSAVYLTLYGGPNKAYYEKRNGCLKAFNAFAKHHNKELKRALGTLEEKYPHARIIYADYYGASMPFYHAPQHYGFTSGSLAACCGGGGPYNFNNSARCGHIGSKACKDPSSYANWDGLHLTEAAYSHIAKGMIHGNFTAPI